Proteins encoded in a region of the Agromyces protaetiae genome:
- a CDS encoding FtsX-like permease family protein has translation MAWLLARPGRQGVATIALPVTAFAIVTALLLTVLGGAQTFWTWTDELAVTYQALAVIALVLLVVPLASLGGSAARLSARRRDDRLATLRLLGATPATVSALAVIEAGVLAGIGALVGVVLYAALLPALALIPFRGQALGIEGVWLGASVALVPLGVTALAVVSAIVSLRRVVISPLGVRTKQEAPRPHWLRIVIGLVVVVLAFGAMAALQVAPTVLVILGMLAAAFGGTIAVLNLMGPWILRLVASAQVKRAKTTARLIAARTVLESPKAAWRQVSGVAMTSFMAVFAGSGVAVLDVMGTDAGDRVSMLLIEDIRTGILITVIGSFLMVACSVGVNQAAGVLDRRDVYRSLGLLGMPISTMDAARRRAVMSPLRITAIGSAVAAAIVMLPLTGITLIVAPLSLVVIAAVLAAGIGVVWLGLRATRPVLERAASDSAQAVVT, from the coding sequence GTGGCCTGGTTGCTCGCTCGGCCTGGCCGACAGGGGGTCGCGACCATCGCGCTCCCCGTGACGGCGTTCGCGATCGTGACCGCGCTGCTGCTCACCGTGCTCGGCGGCGCCCAGACGTTCTGGACGTGGACCGACGAACTCGCCGTGACCTACCAGGCGCTCGCGGTGATCGCGCTCGTGCTGCTCGTCGTGCCGCTCGCGTCGCTCGGCGGCTCCGCCGCCCGGCTGTCGGCCCGTCGTCGGGACGACCGGCTCGCGACGCTCCGCCTGCTGGGCGCGACGCCCGCGACGGTGTCCGCCCTGGCCGTCATCGAGGCCGGCGTGCTCGCCGGCATCGGTGCGCTCGTCGGGGTCGTGCTCTACGCCGCGCTGCTGCCCGCGCTCGCGCTCATCCCGTTCCGCGGGCAGGCGCTCGGCATCGAGGGGGTGTGGCTCGGAGCATCCGTCGCCCTCGTGCCGCTCGGCGTGACCGCGCTCGCCGTGGTGAGCGCCATCGTGAGCCTCCGCCGCGTCGTGATCTCGCCGCTCGGCGTGCGCACCAAGCAGGAGGCGCCGCGTCCGCACTGGCTGCGCATCGTGATCGGCCTCGTGGTCGTCGTGCTCGCGTTCGGCGCCATGGCCGCGCTGCAGGTCGCGCCGACCGTGCTCGTGATCCTCGGCATGCTCGCCGCCGCCTTCGGCGGCACGATCGCCGTGCTGAACCTCATGGGTCCGTGGATCCTGCGGCTCGTGGCATCCGCCCAGGTGAAGCGCGCGAAGACGACCGCGCGCCTCATCGCGGCACGTACCGTGCTCGAATCGCCGAAGGCGGCGTGGCGTCAGGTCTCTGGGGTCGCGATGACGAGCTTCATGGCGGTGTTCGCGGGGTCGGGGGTCGCCGTGCTCGACGTCATGGGCACGGACGCGGGAGATCGCGTGTCGATGCTGCTCATCGAGGACATCCGCACGGGCATCCTCATCACGGTGATCGGCTCGTTCCTCATGGTGGCGTGCTCGGTCGGGGTCAATCAGGCGGCCGGCGTGCTCGACCGGCGCGACGTGTACCGGTCGCTCGGCCTGCTCGGCATGCCGATCTCGACCATGGACGCGGCCCGCCGCCGAGCCGTCATGTCGCCGCTGCGGATCACCGCGATCGGCTCGGCCGTCGCGGCCGCGATCGTCATGCTGCCGCTCACCGGTATCACGCTCATCGTCGCCCCGCTCTCGCTCGTGGTCATCGCGGCCGTGCTCGCGGCCGGCATCGGCGTCGTCTGGCTCGGGCTACGTGCGACCCGTCCAGTGCTCGAACGGGCCGCCTCCGACTCGGCGCAGGCGGTGGTGACGTAG
- a CDS encoding ABC transporter ATP-binding protein, translated as MTATVVRVEGLTKRYGSFTALDRVGFSLEENRIYGLLGRNGAGKTTIMQLLTGQLFADGGTLDVFGRTPAEHADVLRKVCFIAESQRYPEDFTAAHVFKAAPWFFENWDQEFAERLIADFRLPVKRRIKKLSRGQLSAVGVIVGLASRAPLTFFDEPYLGLDAVARHIFYDRLLEDYAEHPRTVVLSTHLIDEVANLLEHVILIDQGRILLDRDADEVRGSATTVAGPKAAVEQFTADRPVIGREGLGGLASVTIDGRLDQAARVEAAQLGLELAPVSLQQLIVHLTGTDLAGSSEQEAAA; from the coding sequence ATGACCGCCACCGTCGTCCGCGTGGAGGGGCTGACCAAGCGCTACGGCTCGTTCACCGCCCTCGACCGCGTCGGCTTCAGCCTCGAGGAGAACCGCATCTACGGCCTGCTCGGCCGGAACGGCGCGGGCAAGACCACGATCATGCAGCTGCTGACCGGCCAGCTCTTCGCCGATGGCGGCACGCTCGACGTGTTCGGTCGCACGCCGGCCGAGCACGCCGATGTCCTACGCAAGGTCTGCTTCATCGCCGAGTCCCAGCGCTACCCCGAAGACTTCACGGCCGCGCACGTGTTCAAGGCTGCGCCGTGGTTCTTCGAGAACTGGGACCAGGAGTTCGCCGAGCGGCTCATCGCCGACTTCCGGCTCCCGGTGAAGCGCCGCATCAAGAAGCTGAGCCGCGGCCAGCTCTCGGCGGTCGGTGTCATCGTCGGCCTCGCGTCGCGCGCCCCGCTGACCTTCTTCGACGAGCCGTACCTCGGCCTCGACGCGGTCGCGCGGCACATCTTCTACGACCGGCTGCTCGAGGACTACGCCGAGCACCCGCGCACCGTCGTGTTGTCGACGCACCTCATCGACGAGGTCGCGAACCTCCTCGAGCACGTGATCCTCATCGATCAGGGCCGCATCCTGCTCGACCGCGACGCCGACGAAGTGCGCGGTTCGGCGACGACGGTCGCCGGCCCGAAGGCCGCGGTCGAGCAGTTCACGGCGGATCGGCCGGTCATCGGCCGCGAAGGCCTCGGCGGGCTCGCGTCGGTCACGATCGACGGCCGGCTCGACCAGGCCGCGCGCGTCGAGGCCGCCCAGCTCGGCCTCGAGCTCGCGCCGGTCTCGCTCCAGCAACTCATCGTCCACCTCACCGGCACCGATCTCGCCGGTTCGTCCGAACAGGAGGCCGCAGCATGA
- a CDS encoding pilus assembly protein CpaE, with protein MISRELAVTLKRVGLVWRPASGDRFQLDLSDQVEPEFEAQVFTVSEMTIESHRTPSGATILGFNGTTEWALDSVSLGDAVWLPREDQLRELLRGSFRLLRRLDDAFEVEIELDGERRRFEHPEPAEAYGLALLELIGRSR; from the coding sequence ATGATCAGCCGAGAGCTCGCCGTCACGCTCAAGCGCGTCGGGCTCGTCTGGCGCCCGGCGTCTGGCGACCGCTTCCAGCTCGACCTCTCCGACCAGGTCGAGCCCGAGTTCGAGGCGCAGGTGTTCACGGTGAGCGAGATGACCATCGAGTCGCACCGCACGCCCTCGGGCGCGACGATCCTGGGCTTCAACGGAACGACCGAGTGGGCGCTCGACTCGGTGAGCCTCGGCGACGCCGTCTGGCTGCCGCGCGAGGATCAGCTGCGCGAACTGCTGCGAGGGTCGTTCCGCTTGCTGCGCCGACTCGACGACGCCTTCGAGGTCGAGATCGAGCTCGACGGCGAGCGGCGCCGGTTCGAGCACCCCGAGCCCGCCGAGGCCTACGGCCTCGCGCTGCTCGAGCTCATCGGGCGGTCGCGGTGA
- a CDS encoding NUDIX domain-containing protein — protein sequence MGEARQRYSEEYAASHGRFALIPASYVFLFDGSPGEADERVLLQRRANTGYYDGWWAASAAGHVDPGESVFACAAREAAEEIGVEVSESSLQPLTAMHRTTRGGGPIEQRLDVFFACRSWAGEPRLVEPKADALEWFALDALPDRVVHHERFVLEGHRDGTLLPVTAFGF from the coding sequence ATGGGCGAAGCACGACAGCGATACTCCGAGGAGTACGCGGCGAGCCATGGCCGGTTCGCGCTGATCCCCGCCTCCTACGTGTTCCTGTTCGACGGATCCCCGGGCGAGGCCGACGAACGCGTGCTGCTGCAGCGCCGTGCGAACACCGGGTACTACGACGGCTGGTGGGCGGCGTCGGCCGCGGGCCACGTCGACCCGGGTGAGTCGGTGTTCGCGTGCGCGGCCCGCGAGGCGGCTGAAGAGATCGGCGTCGAGGTGTCGGAGTCGTCGCTGCAGCCGCTCACGGCCATGCACCGTACGACGCGGGGCGGCGGCCCCATCGAGCAGCGCCTCGACGTGTTCTTCGCGTGCCGCTCGTGGGCGGGTGAGCCGCGGCTCGTCGAGCCCAAGGCCGACGCCCTCGAGTGGTTCGCGCTCGACGCACTGCCCGACCGGGTCGTGCACCACGAGCGCTTCGTGCTCGAGGGCCACCGCGACGGCACGCTGCTGCCCGTCACCGCGTTCGGCTTCTGA
- a CDS encoding GntR family transcriptional regulator yields MDESRPIFIQIAEQIENDIIDGSMPEGTQIPSTNAFAAFLRVNPATALKGVNRLVDDGIVEKRRGIGMFVTVGARDRLVERRRAEFSAQYIRPLIIEAEKLGIDIDQLAGLLRAERIES; encoded by the coding sequence ATGGACGAATCACGACCGATCTTCATCCAGATCGCGGAGCAGATCGAGAACGACATCATCGACGGGAGCATGCCCGAGGGCACCCAGATCCCGTCGACGAACGCGTTCGCGGCCTTCCTCCGGGTGAATCCGGCAACCGCACTGAAAGGGGTGAACCGCCTTGTCGACGACGGCATCGTGGAGAAACGACGGGGGATCGGCATGTTCGTGACCGTCGGGGCCAGGGACCGGCTCGTCGAACGGCGGCGTGCCGAGTTCAGTGCCCAGTACATCCGACCGCTCATCATCGAGGCCGAGAAGCTCGGCATCGACATCGACCAGCTCGCGGGTCTGCTCCGCGCCGAAAGGATCGAATCATGA
- a CDS encoding SDR family NAD(P)-dependent oxidoreductase, giving the protein MSWYPAPLPDQTGRKFLVTGANAGLGFFTTARLVGAGAQVVMTGRSRERLQTAADVINARVAQGVRAGEAGGTATTLVIDQSSLESVAEGAAEAASLAGGVPFDGFVLNAGLVHTPARRELSVDGNELVLATNVLGHFALLARLLGRLGADGRVVSLGSLSTQLSTFRVDDLQLERGYDLWRAYAQSKIASQSIAFELDRRLRAAGSSVLSVVAHPGYSISGRTPFVPGVNEPSRGSRFADQLQGLWAQGKHRGAEPVLHALTARDVEGGQFWGPRFRTKGEPVLANATRVSRDAGIGARVWAVAEQATGVPFDVAAIAPR; this is encoded by the coding sequence GTGAGCTGGTACCCGGCTCCGCTGCCCGACCAGACCGGGCGCAAGTTCCTCGTGACCGGCGCCAACGCGGGCCTGGGGTTCTTCACCACTGCGCGGCTCGTGGGTGCGGGCGCGCAGGTGGTGATGACGGGGCGGAGCCGTGAACGCCTGCAGACCGCGGCCGATGTGATCAACGCGCGGGTGGCGCAGGGCGTGCGTGCGGGCGAGGCCGGAGGGACCGCGACCACGCTGGTCATCGACCAATCGTCGCTCGAGTCGGTCGCGGAGGGAGCGGCCGAGGCCGCCTCGCTCGCGGGCGGGGTGCCGTTCGACGGGTTCGTGCTGAACGCCGGTCTCGTGCACACGCCGGCCCGCCGCGAGCTGAGCGTCGATGGCAACGAGCTCGTGCTCGCGACGAACGTGCTCGGCCATTTCGCGCTGCTCGCGCGGCTGCTCGGGAGGCTTGGAGCCGATGGTCGGGTCGTGTCGCTCGGGTCGCTGTCGACGCAGCTGTCGACGTTCCGCGTCGACGACCTGCAGCTCGAGCGCGGGTACGACCTCTGGCGCGCGTACGCCCAGTCGAAGATCGCGTCGCAGTCGATCGCGTTCGAACTCGACCGGCGGCTGCGTGCCGCCGGGTCGAGCGTGCTGAGCGTGGTTGCGCATCCCGGATATTCGATCTCGGGCCGCACGCCGTTCGTGCCGGGCGTCAACGAGCCGTCGCGCGGCAGCCGGTTCGCGGACCAGTTGCAGGGGCTCTGGGCGCAGGGCAAGCACCGCGGCGCCGAGCCCGTGCTGCACGCGCTCACGGCGCGCGACGTCGAGGGCGGTCAGTTCTGGGGGCCGCGGTTCCGCACCAAGGGCGAGCCGGTGCTCGCGAACGCGACGCGAGTCTCGCGGGATGCGGGGATCGGTGCGCGCGTGTGGGCCGTCGCAGAGCAGGCGACGGGCGTCCCGTTCGACGTCGCGGCGATCGCGCCGCGGTGA
- a CDS encoding ABC transporter ATP-binding protein, giving the protein MSSYVLEAAGLVKSFGSTRALDGVDLSVRPGESVAIMGASGSGKTTLLHCLAGIVAPDAGTVAFRYGTARTEVTALSERERSRLRREAFGFVFQQGLLIPELTASENVALALMLNGIPRPKAEEHARGWIAALGLAGLEDRRIGQLSGGQAQRVAIARAQVTGAPVVFADEPTGALDSATSADVMRALLESTVGQGRTLVLVTHDAGVAARCARIVEVRDGRIVAERAGHPATGREGGTDASGGTDASGAAPAVSATGEAVRL; this is encoded by the coding sequence ATGAGTTCTTACGTGCTCGAGGCCGCCGGCCTCGTGAAGTCCTTCGGTTCCACCCGTGCGCTCGACGGCGTCGACCTCTCGGTGCGCCCGGGCGAGTCCGTGGCCATCATGGGCGCGTCGGGTTCGGGGAAGACGACGCTGCTGCACTGCCTGGCGGGGATCGTCGCGCCCGACGCCGGCACGGTGGCCTTCCGGTACGGCACGGCTCGCACCGAGGTCACCGCACTGTCCGAGCGTGAGCGCTCGCGGCTCCGCCGCGAGGCGTTCGGCTTCGTGTTCCAGCAGGGCCTGCTCATCCCGGAGCTCACGGCGTCCGAGAACGTCGCGCTCGCGCTCATGCTGAACGGCATCCCGCGGCCGAAGGCCGAGGAGCACGCTCGCGGCTGGATCGCCGCGCTCGGGCTCGCGGGGCTCGAGGATCGTCGCATCGGTCAGCTCTCCGGCGGGCAGGCGCAGCGCGTCGCGATCGCGCGGGCCCAGGTCACGGGCGCTCCGGTGGTGTTCGCCGACGAGCCGACGGGCGCGCTCGACTCGGCGACCTCGGCCGACGTGATGCGCGCATTGCTCGAGTCGACCGTCGGGCAGGGGCGCACGCTCGTGCTCGTGACGCACGACGCGGGGGTCGCCGCGCGCTGTGCGCGCATCGTGGAGGTGCGCGACGGCCGGATCGTCGCCGAGCGGGCGGGGCACCCGGCGACGGGTCGCGAGGGTGGGACGGATGCCTCGGGTGGGACGGATGCCTCGGGCGCCGCGCCTGCCGTGAGCGCGACCGGCGAGGCGGTGCGCTTGTGA
- a CDS encoding ribosomal RNA small subunit methyltransferase A gives MDRRVIDRVVELVGATDGSIVELGAGGGALTRPLAALGRPLTAVELDPRRADALRRELGDGVSRAGRADHRRAADPGRHAGRMHRTARDGRRHGSQRDHAPPGGAGASRPVRVVTGDALTWPLPSEPHVIASNVPFHVTTPILRRILAEPAWTDAVLLTQWEVARRRCGVGGTSQLTVQWAPWFEFELDRRVPARAFRPAPSVDGGLFTIRRRAEPLVADRERRAYQAYVASVFGGRGRGLAQVLSRASRPLPNAKTWLTRRGIRADALPARLAPADWSALWHAVRPRP, from the coding sequence ATCGATCGCCGCGTGATCGATCGCGTCGTCGAGCTCGTCGGCGCGACCGACGGGTCGATCGTCGAACTCGGCGCCGGCGGTGGCGCGCTCACGCGTCCACTCGCCGCGCTCGGTCGGCCGCTCACGGCCGTCGAGCTCGACCCGCGTCGCGCGGATGCGCTTCGGCGAGAGCTGGGGGACGGCGTGAGCCGCGCGGGCCGCGCCGATCACCGCCGCGCGGCGGATCCCGGACGCCACGCGGGTCGGATGCATCGGACCGCGCGAGACGGTCGTCGCCACGGGAGTCAGCGCGACCACGCGCCACCCGGTGGCGCTGGAGCTTCGCGCCCGGTGCGCGTGGTCACGGGCGACGCATTGACCTGGCCACTCCCCTCGGAGCCGCATGTGATCGCGAGCAATGTGCCGTTCCACGTGACGACGCCGATCCTTCGTCGGATCCTCGCCGAGCCGGCGTGGACCGACGCGGTGCTGCTCACCCAGTGGGAGGTCGCGCGGCGCCGGTGCGGGGTCGGCGGCACGAGCCAGCTCACCGTGCAGTGGGCGCCGTGGTTCGAGTTCGAGCTCGATCGGCGCGTGCCGGCCCGCGCCTTCCGTCCGGCACCGTCGGTCGACGGCGGGCTCTTCACCATCCGCCGCCGGGCGGAGCCGCTCGTGGCCGACCGGGAGCGTCGCGCCTACCAGGCCTACGTCGCGTCCGTCTTCGGCGGCCGCGGTCGTGGACTCGCGCAGGTGCTGTCGCGCGCGTCGCGGCCGCTCCCGAACGCGAAGACGTGGCTCACCCGCCGTGGCATCCGGGCCGACGCCCTCCCCGCGCGCCTCGCCCCGGCCGATTGGTCGGCCCTGTGGCACGCCGTCCGACCCCGCCCGTGA
- a CDS encoding chorismate mutase: protein MSAIDDRDAAMSELLGIRSSIDNIDAALIHLLAERFKFTQQVGRLKATHGLPPSDPDREKRQIARLRALAEDAHLDPAFAEKWFNFVVAEVIQHHEELAGNGRGSERAEGL, encoded by the coding sequence ATGAGTGCCATCGACGACCGCGACGCCGCGATGTCGGAGCTGCTCGGCATCCGCTCGAGCATCGACAACATCGACGCCGCCCTCATCCACCTGCTCGCCGAACGGTTCAAGTTCACGCAGCAGGTCGGGCGGTTGAAGGCGACGCACGGGCTGCCGCCGAGCGATCCCGATCGCGAGAAGCGGCAGATCGCGCGCCTGCGCGCGCTCGCCGAGGACGCGCACCTCGACCCCGCGTTCGCCGAGAAGTGGTTCAACTTCGTCGTGGCCGAGGTGATCCAGCACCACGAGGAGCTCGCCGGCAACGGCCGTGGCTCGGAGCGCGCCGAGGGCCTGTGA
- the purL gene encoding phosphoribosylformylglycinamidine synthase subunit PurL, translating into MTAEASVPTAPATGSKPVLDTVEVAASTPEKEQPYAALGLKPDEYERIRNILGRRPTSAELAMYSVMWSEHCSYKSSKVYLRQFGQKVTPEMKQHLMVGMGENAGVLDIGEGWAVTFKIESHNHPSYIEPFQGAATGVGGIVRDIISMGARPVAVMDALRFGDISHPDTARVVHGVVSGISFYGNCLGLPNIGGETWFDPVYQANPLVNALAVGVLRHEDLHLANAKGAGNKVVLFGARTGGDGIGGASILASDTFAEGGPTKRPAVQVGDPFAEKVLIECCLELFAGDLVEGIQDLGAAGISCATSELASNGDGGMAIVLDDVLLRDPTLTPEEILMSESQERMMAIVRPEKLEGFMKVVEKWDVETSVLGEVTDTGRLSIMWHGEEIVNVDPRTVAVDGPVYERPVAYPTWIDAVQADSAAGLARPQTGDGLRAQFLQLLGSPNQADASWITNQYDKYVLGNTALSYPDDAGMVRVDEASGLGVSVATDANGRYSYLDPRQGAKLALAEAYRNVAATGAAPMGVSDCLNFGSPENPEVMWQFSESVEGLSDGCLELGIPVTGGNVSFYNQTGDVPIHPTPVIAVLGVIDDVARRIPSGWQDDGHNIYLLGDTALELDGSAWAGVVHGHLGGRPPAVDLGREKALAELLHAAAIEGLVDSAHDLSDGGLAIALAEAVGRFGVGARVFLGEVTEDAGIDVATALFSESTGRVIVTVPREDDVRFRGLCEGRGYAVRRIGVTDASSQALEVQDAFTVSVDELRSVNRAPLQDAFGPVVGY; encoded by the coding sequence CGCCGAGCTCGCCATGTACTCGGTCATGTGGAGCGAGCACTGCTCGTACAAGTCGAGCAAGGTGTACCTGCGCCAGTTCGGCCAGAAGGTCACGCCCGAGATGAAGCAGCACCTCATGGTGGGCATGGGCGAGAACGCGGGCGTGCTCGACATCGGCGAGGGCTGGGCCGTCACCTTCAAGATCGAGTCGCACAACCACCCGTCGTACATCGAGCCGTTCCAGGGCGCCGCGACCGGCGTCGGCGGCATCGTGCGCGACATCATCTCGATGGGCGCGCGCCCCGTCGCGGTCATGGATGCGCTGCGATTCGGCGACATCAGCCACCCCGACACCGCGCGCGTCGTGCACGGCGTCGTCTCGGGCATCAGCTTCTACGGCAACTGCCTCGGCCTGCCGAACATCGGCGGCGAGACCTGGTTCGATCCGGTGTACCAGGCGAACCCGCTCGTCAACGCGCTCGCGGTCGGCGTGCTGCGGCACGAGGACCTGCACCTCGCGAACGCGAAGGGCGCCGGCAACAAGGTCGTGCTGTTCGGCGCCCGCACGGGCGGCGACGGCATCGGCGGTGCCTCGATCCTCGCGTCCGACACGTTCGCCGAGGGCGGGCCGACCAAGCGCCCCGCGGTGCAGGTCGGCGACCCGTTCGCCGAGAAGGTGCTCATCGAGTGCTGTCTCGAGCTGTTCGCGGGCGACCTCGTCGAGGGCATCCAGGACCTCGGCGCGGCCGGCATCTCCTGCGCGACGAGCGAGCTCGCCAGCAACGGCGACGGCGGCATGGCCATCGTGCTCGACGACGTGCTGCTGCGCGACCCCACGCTCACGCCCGAAGAGATCCTGATGTCCGAGAGCCAGGAGCGCATGATGGCCATCGTGCGGCCGGAGAAGCTCGAGGGCTTCATGAAGGTCGTCGAGAAGTGGGACGTCGAGACCAGCGTGCTCGGCGAGGTCACCGACACCGGCCGCCTCTCGATCATGTGGCACGGCGAGGAGATCGTGAACGTCGACCCGCGCACGGTCGCGGTCGACGGCCCGGTCTACGAGCGCCCGGTCGCCTACCCGACCTGGATCGACGCGGTGCAGGCCGACTCGGCCGCGGGCCTCGCCCGCCCGCAGACCGGCGACGGGCTGCGCGCGCAGTTCCTGCAGCTGCTCGGCTCCCCCAACCAGGCGGATGCCTCGTGGATCACGAACCAGTACGACAAGTACGTGCTCGGCAACACCGCGCTCAGCTACCCCGACGATGCGGGCATGGTGCGCGTCGACGAGGCATCCGGTCTGGGCGTCTCGGTCGCGACCGACGCGAACGGCCGCTACTCGTACCTCGACCCCCGCCAGGGCGCGAAGCTCGCCCTCGCCGAGGCGTACCGCAATGTCGCCGCGACGGGTGCCGCCCCGATGGGCGTGAGCGACTGCCTCAACTTCGGCTCCCCCGAGAACCCCGAGGTCATGTGGCAGTTCAGCGAGTCGGTCGAAGGTTTGAGCGACGGATGCCTCGAGCTGGGCATCCCCGTCACTGGCGGCAATGTCAGCTTCTACAACCAGACCGGTGACGTGCCGATCCACCCGACGCCCGTCATCGCCGTGCTCGGCGTCATCGACGACGTCGCGCGCCGCATCCCGAGCGGCTGGCAGGACGACGGACACAACATCTACCTGCTCGGCGACACGGCGCTCGAGCTGGATGGCTCGGCCTGGGCCGGTGTCGTGCACGGGCACCTCGGCGGGCGGCCGCCCGCCGTCGACCTCGGGCGTGAGAAGGCACTCGCGGAGCTGCTGCACGCGGCCGCGATCGAAGGTCTCGTCGACTCGGCGCACGACCTCTCCGACGGCGGCCTCGCGATCGCGCTGGCCGAGGCGGTCGGCCGGTTCGGCGTGGGCGCACGCGTGTTCCTCGGCGAGGTCACCGAAGACGCCGGCATCGACGTGGCGACGGCGCTGTTCTCGGAGTCGACCGGGCGCGTCATCGTGACCGTGCCACGCGAAGACGACGTGCGCTTCCGCGGGCTGTGCGAGGGGCGCGGGTACGCGGTGCGACGCATCGGCGTGACGGATGCCTCGTCGCAGGCGCTCGAGGTGCAGGACGCGTTCACCGTGTCGGTCGACGAGCTGCGTTCGGTCAATCGCGCGCCGCTGCAGGACGCGTTCGGGCCGGTCGTCGGGTACTGA
- a CDS encoding cupin domain-containing protein, producing the protein MPSLNASRRRRLRIAGLTALAGLAAAVTLSACATTPATPAADTAGPATTSAPATTPPSPVTVEELGAGETEATVEVDVAGPVAVTYRRITIAPGAGTGLHCHYGQLIAVVESGEFTHRAPIYPDGVHIYEAGDSVVEGAGYVHEGMNEGDQDLVLLVTYVTEEGKPLAETDLANCEPTAH; encoded by the coding sequence ATGCCTTCCCTGAATGCATCGAGGCGACGCCGCCTCCGCATCGCCGGCCTCACCGCACTCGCCGGGCTCGCCGCAGCCGTGACGCTCAGCGCCTGCGCCACGACTCCCGCCACCCCCGCGGCCGACACCGCAGGCCCGGCCACGACGTCCGCCCCCGCCACGACCCCGCCGTCACCCGTGACCGTCGAAGAGCTCGGCGCAGGCGAGACCGAGGCCACCGTCGAGGTCGACGTTGCGGGGCCGGTCGCGGTCACGTACCGGAGGATCACGATCGCCCCTGGCGCCGGCACCGGCCTGCACTGCCACTACGGCCAGCTCATCGCGGTCGTCGAGTCCGGCGAGTTCACGCATCGAGCGCCCATCTATCCAGACGGCGTCCACATCTACGAGGCGGGCGACTCGGTCGTCGAGGGCGCGGGCTACGTGCACGAGGGGATGAACGAGGGCGACCAGGACCTTGTGCTGCTCGTGACGTACGTCACCGAAGAGGGCAAACCCCTCGCCGAGACCGATCTGGCGAACTGCGAACCGACCGCGCACTGA
- a CDS encoding DMT family transporter — protein MSEPRTLQQTQPGASATKPGPVSAWVQFLAMGLVWGASFLFMKVALDGVSFGQVAWSRTVLGGLALGLIVLVTRPHVTAPDGTRGPVLPREPIVWVHFLVVSLTTCVIPYLCFAWAEQYVSSSLASIYNATTPIMTAIMATLVFRVEKLGASRWFGVGLGILGVLVVIGPWQLAGLTGSLAGQIACLIATLCYGITFGYQRRFLSQRPIAPATFAFLSIGTAAVVMLVLTPVLALEPVTLTWPIVLSLLALGVLGTGLAYIWNINVLRAWGPTGISTVTYVTPVVGVALGMAILGERLSWHEPVGALVVFLGILFAQGRLRLGRRVPA, from the coding sequence GTGAGTGAACCGCGCACGTTGCAGCAGACCCAGCCCGGGGCATCCGCCACCAAACCTGGACCGGTCTCTGCGTGGGTGCAGTTCCTCGCGATGGGGCTGGTCTGGGGTGCGAGCTTCCTGTTCATGAAGGTCGCGCTCGATGGGGTGTCGTTCGGTCAGGTCGCGTGGTCCCGAACGGTGCTCGGCGGGCTCGCACTCGGCCTCATCGTGCTCGTGACCCGGCCGCACGTGACGGCGCCCGACGGCACTCGCGGGCCGGTGCTGCCGCGAGAGCCGATCGTGTGGGTGCACTTCCTGGTGGTGTCGCTGACGACCTGCGTGATCCCCTACCTGTGCTTCGCGTGGGCCGAGCAGTACGTCTCGTCGAGTCTCGCGTCGATCTACAACGCGACCACGCCGATCATGACGGCGATCATGGCGACGTTGGTGTTCCGCGTCGAGAAACTGGGTGCGAGCCGGTGGTTCGGCGTCGGGCTCGGCATCCTCGGCGTGCTCGTGGTCATCGGGCCGTGGCAGCTCGCGGGCCTCACGGGCAGCCTGGCCGGGCAGATCGCGTGCCTCATCGCGACGCTCTGCTACGGCATCACGTTCGGGTACCAGCGCCGGTTCCTCAGCCAGCGGCCGATCGCGCCGGCGACGTTCGCGTTCCTCTCGATCGGCACCGCCGCGGTCGTCATGCTCGTGCTCACCCCGGTGCTCGCGCTCGAGCCCGTCACGCTCACGTGGCCGATCGTGCTCTCGCTGCTCGCCCTCGGCGTGCTCGGCACGGGCCTCGCCTACATCTGGAACATCAACGTGTTGCGCGCCTGGGGGCCGACCGGCATCTCGACCGTGACCTACGTGACGCCCGTCGTCGGCGTCGCCCTCGGCATGGCGATCCTCGGTGAGCGGCTCTCGTGGCATGAGCCCGTCGGCGCCCTGGTCGTGTTCCTCGGCATCCTGTTCGCCCAGGGCCGGCTCCGGCTCGGGCGGCGCGTGCCGGCGTAA